One Hippocampus zosterae strain Florida chromosome 4, ASM2543408v3, whole genome shotgun sequence genomic window carries:
- the LOC127599187 gene encoding tropomyosin alpha-1 chain isoform X3 yields MDAIKKKMQMLKLDKENALDRAEQAESDKKAAEDRSKQLEDDLVALQKKLKSTEDELDKYSEALKDAQEKLELAEKKATDAEGDVASLNRRIQLVEEELDRAQERLATALTKLEEAEKAADESERGMKVIENRAMKDEEKMELQEIQLKEAKHIAEEADRKYEEVARKLVIIESDLERTEERAELSESKCSELEEELKTVQNNLKSLEAQAEKYSQKEDKYEEEIKVLTDKLKEAETRAEFAERSVAKLEKTIDDLEDELYAQKLKYKAISEELDHALNDMTSI; encoded by the exons ATGGATGCCATCAAGAAGAAGATGCAGATGCTCAAGCTCGACAAGGAGAACGCCTTGGACAGAGCTGAGCAGGCCGAGTCGGACAAGAAAGCGGCAGAGGACAGGAGCAAACAG CTTGAGGATGACCTGGTGGCACTTCAGAAGAAGCTCAAGTCAACAGAGGACGAATTGGACAAATACTCTGAAGCCTTGAAGGATGCCCAGGAAAAACTGGAGTTGGCTGAGAAGAAAGCCACAGAC GCAGAGGGTGATGTCGCTTCCCTGAACAGGCGCATCCAACTGGTTGAGGAGGAGTTGGATCGTGCACAGGAGCGTCTGGCTACGGCTCTGACCAAGCTGGAGGAGGCTGAGAAGGCTGCTGATGAGAGCGAGAG AGGCATGAAAGTCATTGAGAACAGGGCGATGAAAGATGAGGAGAAAATGGAGCTGCAGGAGATTCAGCTGAAGGAGGCCAAGCACATTGCTGAGGAGGCTGACCGCAAATACGAGGAG GTGGCCCGTAAGCTTGTGATCATCGAGAGTGATTTGGAACGTACAGAGGAGCGCGCTGAACTCTCTGAGAG CAAATGCTCTGAGCTTGAGGAGGAACTGAAGACCGTACAGAACAACCTGAAGTCTTTGGAGGCTCAGGCAGAGAAG TACTCGCAAAAGGAGGACAAGTATGAGGAGGAGATCAAGGTTCTCACAGACAAGCTGAAGGAG GCTGAGACCCGTGCTGAGTTTGCTGAGAGGTCAGTTGCCAAGCTTGAGAAGACCATCGATGACCTAGAAG ACGAGCTGTATGCCCAGAAACTGAAGTACAAGGCCATCAGCGAGGAGCTGGACCACGCCCTCAACGACATGACATCAAT ATAA
- the LOC127599187 gene encoding tropomyosin alpha-4 chain isoform X6 has translation MAGGSSLEAVKKKIKSLQEQADAAEDRAAFLQRELNLERSAREAAEGDVASLNRRIQLVEEELDRAQERLATALTKLEEAEKAADESERGMKVIENRAMKDEEKMELQEIQLKEAKHIAEEADRKYEEVARKLVIIESDLERTEERAELSESKCSELEEELKTVQNNLKSLEAQAEKYSQKEDKYEEEIKVLTDKLKEAETRAEFAERSVAKLEKTIDDLEDKLVRAKQEDQSLKQLMDQTLREICNI, from the exons ATGGCCGGTGGAAGCTCCTTGGAAGCGGTAAAGAAGAAAATCAAGTCGCTACAAGAGCAGGCGGATGCGGCGGAGGACCGGGCTGCCTTCCTCCAGCGGGAACTCAACCTGGAGAGGAGCGCAAGGGAAGCA GCAGAGGGTGATGTCGCTTCCCTGAACAGGCGCATCCAACTGGTTGAGGAGGAGTTGGATCGTGCACAGGAGCGTCTGGCTACGGCTCTGACCAAGCTGGAGGAGGCTGAGAAGGCTGCTGATGAGAGCGAGAG AGGCATGAAAGTCATTGAGAACAGGGCGATGAAAGATGAGGAGAAAATGGAGCTGCAGGAGATTCAGCTGAAGGAGGCCAAGCACATTGCTGAGGAGGCTGACCGCAAATACGAGGAG GTGGCCCGTAAGCTTGTGATCATCGAGAGTGATTTGGAACGTACAGAGGAGCGCGCTGAACTCTCTGAGAG CAAATGCTCTGAGCTTGAGGAGGAACTGAAGACCGTACAGAACAACCTGAAGTCTTTGGAGGCTCAGGCAGAGAAG TACTCGCAAAAGGAGGACAAGTATGAGGAGGAGATCAAGGTTCTCACAGACAAGCTGAAGGAG GCTGAGACCCGTGCTGAGTTTGCTGAGAGGTCAGTTGCCAAGCTTGAGAAGACCATCGATGACCTAGAAG ATAAACTTGTTCGTGCTAAGCAAGAGGACCAGAGTCTAAAGCAGTTGATGGATCAGACTCTAAGGGAGATCTGTAACATTTGA
- the LOC127599187 gene encoding tropomyosin alpha-1 chain isoform X4, giving the protein MDAIKKKMQMLKLDKENALDRAEQAESDKKAAEDRSKQLEDDLVALQKKLKSTEDELDKYSEALKDAQEKLELAEKKATDAEGDVASLNRRIQLVEEELDRAQERLATALTKLEEAEKAADESERGMKVIENRAMKDEEKMELQEIQLKEAKHIAEEADRKYEEVARKLVIIESDLERTEERAELSESKCSELEEELKTVQNNLKSLEAQAEKYSQKEDKYEEEIKVLTDKLKEAETRAEFAERSVAKLEKTIDDLEDHLYKQVEKNRLLTNELRIALNEA; this is encoded by the exons ATGGATGCCATCAAGAAGAAGATGCAGATGCTCAAGCTCGACAAGGAGAACGCCTTGGACAGAGCTGAGCAGGCCGAGTCGGACAAGAAAGCGGCAGAGGACAGGAGCAAACAG CTTGAGGATGACCTGGTGGCACTTCAGAAGAAGCTCAAGTCAACAGAGGACGAATTGGACAAATACTCTGAAGCCTTGAAGGATGCCCAGGAAAAACTGGAGTTGGCTGAGAAGAAAGCCACAGAC GCAGAGGGTGATGTCGCTTCCCTGAACAGGCGCATCCAACTGGTTGAGGAGGAGTTGGATCGTGCACAGGAGCGTCTGGCTACGGCTCTGACCAAGCTGGAGGAGGCTGAGAAGGCTGCTGATGAGAGCGAGAG AGGCATGAAAGTCATTGAGAACAGGGCGATGAAAGATGAGGAGAAAATGGAGCTGCAGGAGATTCAGCTGAAGGAGGCCAAGCACATTGCTGAGGAGGCTGACCGCAAATACGAGGAG GTGGCCCGTAAGCTTGTGATCATCGAGAGTGATTTGGAACGTACAGAGGAGCGCGCTGAACTCTCTGAGAG CAAATGCTCTGAGCTTGAGGAGGAACTGAAGACCGTACAGAACAACCTGAAGTCTTTGGAGGCTCAGGCAGAGAAG TACTCGCAAAAGGAGGACAAGTATGAGGAGGAGATCAAGGTTCTCACAGACAAGCTGAAGGAG GCTGAGACCCGTGCTGAGTTTGCTGAGAGGTCAGTTGCCAAGCTTGAGAAGACCATCGATGACCTAGAAG ACCACCTTTACAAGCAGGTTGAGAAAAATCGTCTTCTCACCAACGAGCTACGTATAGCCTTAAACGAGGCGTGA
- the LOC127599187 gene encoding tropomyosin alpha-1 chain isoform X5, translating into MAGGSSLEAVKKKIKSLQEQADAAEDRAAFLQRELNLERSAREAAEGDVASLNRRIQLVEEELDRAQERLATALTKLEEAEKAADESERGMKVIENRAMKDEEKMELQEIQLKEAKHIAEEADRKYEEVARKLVIIESDLERTEERAELSESKCSELEEELKTVQNNLKSLEAQAEKYSQKEDKYEEEIKVLTDKLKEAETRAEFAERSVAKLEKTIDDLEDELYAQKLKYKAISEELDHALNDMTSI; encoded by the exons ATGGCCGGTGGAAGCTCCTTGGAAGCGGTAAAGAAGAAAATCAAGTCGCTACAAGAGCAGGCGGATGCGGCGGAGGACCGGGCTGCCTTCCTCCAGCGGGAACTCAACCTGGAGAGGAGCGCAAGGGAAGCA GCAGAGGGTGATGTCGCTTCCCTGAACAGGCGCATCCAACTGGTTGAGGAGGAGTTGGATCGTGCACAGGAGCGTCTGGCTACGGCTCTGACCAAGCTGGAGGAGGCTGAGAAGGCTGCTGATGAGAGCGAGAG AGGCATGAAAGTCATTGAGAACAGGGCGATGAAAGATGAGGAGAAAATGGAGCTGCAGGAGATTCAGCTGAAGGAGGCCAAGCACATTGCTGAGGAGGCTGACCGCAAATACGAGGAG GTGGCCCGTAAGCTTGTGATCATCGAGAGTGATTTGGAACGTACAGAGGAGCGCGCTGAACTCTCTGAGAG CAAATGCTCTGAGCTTGAGGAGGAACTGAAGACCGTACAGAACAACCTGAAGTCTTTGGAGGCTCAGGCAGAGAAG TACTCGCAAAAGGAGGACAAGTATGAGGAGGAGATCAAGGTTCTCACAGACAAGCTGAAGGAG GCTGAGACCCGTGCTGAGTTTGCTGAGAGGTCAGTTGCCAAGCTTGAGAAGACCATCGATGACCTAGAAG ACGAGCTGTATGCCCAGAAACTGAAGTACAAGGCCATCAGCGAGGAGCTGGACCACGCCCTCAACGACATGACATCAAT CTAA
- the LOC127599187 gene encoding tropomyosin alpha-1 chain isoform X1, translating to MDAIKKKMQMLKLDKENALDRAEQAESDKKAAEDRSKQLEDDLVALQKKLKSTEDELDKYSEALKDAQEKLELAEKKATDAEGDVASLNRRIQLVEEELDRAQERLATALTKLEEAEKAADESERGMKVIENRAMKDEEKMELQEIQLKEAKHIAEEADRKYEEVARKLVIIESDLERTEERAELSESKCSELEEELKTVQNNLKSLEAQAEKYSQKEDKYEEEIKVLTDKLKEAETRAEFAERSVAKLEKTIDDLEDELYAQKLKYKAISEELDHALNDMTSI from the exons ATGGATGCCATCAAGAAGAAGATGCAGATGCTCAAGCTCGACAAGGAGAACGCCTTGGACAGAGCTGAGCAGGCCGAGTCGGACAAGAAAGCGGCAGAGGACAGGAGCAAACAG CTTGAGGATGACCTGGTGGCACTTCAGAAGAAGCTCAAGTCAACAGAGGACGAATTGGACAAATACTCTGAAGCCTTGAAGGATGCCCAGGAAAAACTGGAGTTGGCTGAGAAGAAAGCCACAGAC GCAGAGGGTGATGTCGCTTCCCTGAACAGGCGCATCCAACTGGTTGAGGAGGAGTTGGATCGTGCACAGGAGCGTCTGGCTACGGCTCTGACCAAGCTGGAGGAGGCTGAGAAGGCTGCTGATGAGAGCGAGAG AGGCATGAAAGTCATTGAGAACAGGGCGATGAAAGATGAGGAGAAAATGGAGCTGCAGGAGATTCAGCTGAAGGAGGCCAAGCACATTGCTGAGGAGGCTGACCGCAAATACGAGGAG GTGGCCCGTAAGCTTGTGATCATCGAGAGTGATTTGGAACGTACAGAGGAGCGCGCTGAACTCTCTGAGAG CAAATGCTCTGAGCTTGAGGAGGAACTGAAGACCGTACAGAACAACCTGAAGTCTTTGGAGGCTCAGGCAGAGAAG TACTCGCAAAAGGAGGACAAGTATGAGGAGGAGATCAAGGTTCTCACAGACAAGCTGAAGGAG GCTGAGACCCGTGCTGAGTTTGCTGAGAGGTCAGTTGCCAAGCTTGAGAAGACCATCGATGACCTAGAAG ACGAGCTGTATGCCCAGAAACTGAAGTACAAGGCCATCAGCGAGGAGCTGGACCACGCCCTCAACGACATGACATCAAT CTAA
- the LOC127599187 gene encoding tropomyosin alpha-1 chain isoform X2 translates to MDAIKKKMQMLKLDKENALDRAEQAESDKKAAEDRSKQLEDDLVALQKKLKSTEDELDKYSEALKDAQEKLELAEKKATDAEGDVASLNRRIQLVEEELDRAQERLATALTKLEEAEKAADESERGMKVIENRAMKDEEKMELQEIQLKEAKHIAEEADRKYEEVARKLVIIESDLERTEERAELSESKCSELEEELKTVQNNLKSLEAQAEKYSQKEDKYEEEIKVLTDKLKEAETRAEFAERSVAKLEKTIDDLEDKLVRAKQEDQSLKQLMDQTLREICNI, encoded by the exons ATGGATGCCATCAAGAAGAAGATGCAGATGCTCAAGCTCGACAAGGAGAACGCCTTGGACAGAGCTGAGCAGGCCGAGTCGGACAAGAAAGCGGCAGAGGACAGGAGCAAACAG CTTGAGGATGACCTGGTGGCACTTCAGAAGAAGCTCAAGTCAACAGAGGACGAATTGGACAAATACTCTGAAGCCTTGAAGGATGCCCAGGAAAAACTGGAGTTGGCTGAGAAGAAAGCCACAGAC GCAGAGGGTGATGTCGCTTCCCTGAACAGGCGCATCCAACTGGTTGAGGAGGAGTTGGATCGTGCACAGGAGCGTCTGGCTACGGCTCTGACCAAGCTGGAGGAGGCTGAGAAGGCTGCTGATGAGAGCGAGAG AGGCATGAAAGTCATTGAGAACAGGGCGATGAAAGATGAGGAGAAAATGGAGCTGCAGGAGATTCAGCTGAAGGAGGCCAAGCACATTGCTGAGGAGGCTGACCGCAAATACGAGGAG GTGGCCCGTAAGCTTGTGATCATCGAGAGTGATTTGGAACGTACAGAGGAGCGCGCTGAACTCTCTGAGAG CAAATGCTCTGAGCTTGAGGAGGAACTGAAGACCGTACAGAACAACCTGAAGTCTTTGGAGGCTCAGGCAGAGAAG TACTCGCAAAAGGAGGACAAGTATGAGGAGGAGATCAAGGTTCTCACAGACAAGCTGAAGGAG GCTGAGACCCGTGCTGAGTTTGCTGAGAGGTCAGTTGCCAAGCTTGAGAAGACCATCGATGACCTAGAAG ATAAACTTGTTCGTGCTAAGCAAGAGGACCAGAGTCTAAAGCAGTTGATGGATCAGACTCTAAGGGAGATCTGTAACATTTGA
- the LOC127599187 gene encoding tropomyosin alpha-4 chain isoform X7 has translation MAGGSSLEAVKKKIKSLQEQADAAEDRAAFLQRELNLERSAREAAEGDVASLNRRIQLVEEELDRAQERLATALTKLEEAEKAADESERGMKVIENRAMKDEEKMELQEIQLKEAKHIAEEADRKYEEVARKLVIIESDLERTEERAELSESKCSELEEELKTVQNNLKSLEAQAEKYSQKEDKYEEEIKVLTDKLKEAETRAEFAERSVAKLEKTIDDLEDHLYKQVEKNRLLTNELRIALNEA, from the exons ATGGCCGGTGGAAGCTCCTTGGAAGCGGTAAAGAAGAAAATCAAGTCGCTACAAGAGCAGGCGGATGCGGCGGAGGACCGGGCTGCCTTCCTCCAGCGGGAACTCAACCTGGAGAGGAGCGCAAGGGAAGCA GCAGAGGGTGATGTCGCTTCCCTGAACAGGCGCATCCAACTGGTTGAGGAGGAGTTGGATCGTGCACAGGAGCGTCTGGCTACGGCTCTGACCAAGCTGGAGGAGGCTGAGAAGGCTGCTGATGAGAGCGAGAG AGGCATGAAAGTCATTGAGAACAGGGCGATGAAAGATGAGGAGAAAATGGAGCTGCAGGAGATTCAGCTGAAGGAGGCCAAGCACATTGCTGAGGAGGCTGACCGCAAATACGAGGAG GTGGCCCGTAAGCTTGTGATCATCGAGAGTGATTTGGAACGTACAGAGGAGCGCGCTGAACTCTCTGAGAG CAAATGCTCTGAGCTTGAGGAGGAACTGAAGACCGTACAGAACAACCTGAAGTCTTTGGAGGCTCAGGCAGAGAAG TACTCGCAAAAGGAGGACAAGTATGAGGAGGAGATCAAGGTTCTCACAGACAAGCTGAAGGAG GCTGAGACCCGTGCTGAGTTTGCTGAGAGGTCAGTTGCCAAGCTTGAGAAGACCATCGATGACCTAGAAG ACCACCTTTACAAGCAGGTTGAGAAAAATCGTCTTCTCACCAACGAGCTACGTATAGCCTTAAACGAGGCGTGA